One stretch of Caldalkalibacillus uzonensis DNA includes these proteins:
- a CDS encoding ribonuclease H-like YkuK family protein: MSFISPSLGSLSLEEMVRNISSFINEEPKEKYKVVIGTDSHTDQTSTLFVTALIIHRLGKGARFYYQKRNMKKMTDLRHRIYLETQLSLQLIDSLKACGLFFLLSDWPLEVHIDIGKQGETRQLIQEVVGWVTSVGYVAKIKPESYGASSVADKFTS; this comes from the coding sequence TTGTCCTTTATCAGTCCATCATTAGGTTCCTTGTCTCTGGAGGAAATGGTTCGAAACATCTCTTCTTTTATAAACGAAGAGCCAAAAGAGAAGTATAAGGTTGTGATCGGCACCGATTCCCACACGGACCAAACATCCACCCTGTTTGTCACAGCACTGATCATTCACCGTTTAGGCAAGGGAGCCCGGTTTTACTATCAAAAACGAAACATGAAAAAAATGACAGATCTTCGCCATCGCATTTACCTGGAAACGCAACTAAGCTTACAGCTGATCGATTCCCTGAAAGCCTGTGGATTGTTCTTTTTGCTGAGCGATTGGCCTTTAGAAGTGCACATTGATATTGGCAAGCAAGGGGAAACCAGGCAACTGATTCAAGAGGTTGTTGGCTGGGTAACCTCCGTTGGCTATGTGGCCAAAATCAAGCCTGAATCTTATGGTGCCAGTTCCGTTGCCGACAAGTTTACTTCATGA
- the ectA gene encoding diaminobutyrate acetyltransferase, whose product MSVQTDVLTPTLRKPRLEDGADLWSLVKETGVLDVNAAYTYLMLCRNFQDTCVVAEMDNSVVGFVSAYIHPKQPDTLFVWQVGVSESQRGQGLATKMLQALLQRQSCLNIRYLETTISPSNKASQALFRKLARDFDAYCAVSMCFQTDQFPDDHESELLFKIGPFKKTELNTN is encoded by the coding sequence ATGAGTGTACAAACCGATGTGTTAACGCCGACTCTCCGCAAACCCCGCCTCGAGGATGGAGCGGATCTGTGGTCATTGGTTAAAGAGACCGGTGTCCTTGATGTCAACGCAGCCTATACCTACCTGATGCTGTGTCGCAATTTTCAGGATACGTGTGTGGTTGCTGAAATGGACAACAGCGTTGTTGGATTTGTGTCAGCTTATATCCATCCTAAACAGCCAGATACTCTCTTTGTCTGGCAGGTCGGGGTAAGTGAGTCACAACGGGGACAGGGTTTGGCTACAAAGATGTTGCAGGCGCTCCTTCAGCGCCAGTCTTGCCTGAATATTCGCTATTTAGAGACCACTATTTCCCCTTCTAATAAGGCCTCACAAGCTTTATTCCGGAAATTAGCCCGTGATTTTGATGCCTATTGCGCTGTATCCATGTGCTTTCAGACAGACCAATTCCCTGATGATCATGAAAGTGAACTGTTGTTTAAGATCGGACCATTTAAAAAAACTGAATTAAATACCAATTAG
- the ectB gene encoding diaminobutyrate--2-oxoglutarate transaminase, with translation MQTKKDRSVLHVFETLESEVRSYCRSFPAVFTKAKGHKLWGRDGKEYIDFFSGAGALNYGHNEERMKKKLIDYLANDGITHSLDMATEAKEAFLKKFHDVILKPRTLNYKVMFPGPTGTNSVESALKLARKVTGRENVISFTNSFHGMTIGSLAVTGNTFKRRGAGVPLNYTVTMPYDNYFGAEFDTIKYLKRLLEDNGSGLDLPAAIILETVQGEGGLNAARFEWLQKIEEICRKWNILLIVDDVQAGCGRTGTFFSFEPAGIEPDIVCLSKSIGGYGLPLALTLFKPELDVWAPGEHNGTFRGNNLAFIAATEALTYWKTPAFEQKIKQKSEKVNHFLQSIVSNYPGLQGEVRGRGLMQGIACATDGLAERICREAFKRGLIMETSGPAGEVVKLFPPLTINDQGLDHGLAILEESIQAVVNP, from the coding sequence ATGCAAACTAAAAAGGATCGCTCAGTTTTACATGTGTTTGAAACATTGGAATCTGAAGTGCGCAGTTACTGTCGCAGTTTTCCTGCTGTCTTCACCAAAGCCAAAGGACATAAATTATGGGGCCGGGACGGAAAGGAGTACATCGATTTCTTTTCCGGTGCCGGTGCCTTAAACTACGGACACAATGAAGAGCGCATGAAAAAGAAATTGATCGATTATTTAGCAAATGATGGTATTACCCATAGTCTGGATATGGCCACCGAGGCCAAAGAAGCCTTTTTAAAAAAGTTTCACGATGTGATTCTAAAACCCCGTACTCTAAACTATAAAGTCATGTTCCCCGGACCAACCGGCACCAATAGCGTTGAAAGTGCCTTAAAATTGGCCCGCAAGGTTACCGGACGCGAAAACGTAATCAGCTTTACCAATTCTTTTCACGGCATGACCATTGGTTCTTTGGCTGTCACCGGCAATACTTTCAAACGCCGGGGTGCCGGTGTGCCCTTAAATTACACTGTGACTATGCCTTATGACAACTATTTTGGCGCTGAATTTGATACCATTAAGTATCTCAAACGCTTGTTAGAAGATAACGGCAGCGGTCTGGATCTTCCGGCAGCCATCATCTTGGAAACCGTGCAAGGGGAAGGTGGTCTTAATGCGGCCCGCTTTGAATGGCTGCAAAAAATTGAAGAGATCTGCCGCAAATGGAATATCCTGCTGATCGTGGACGATGTGCAGGCTGGATGTGGCCGGACAGGCACGTTTTTCAGTTTTGAACCGGCCGGCATTGAGCCGGACATTGTCTGCCTGTCCAAATCCATTGGCGGTTACGGTTTGCCATTGGCTCTGACCTTGTTCAAACCGGAGTTAGACGTTTGGGCACCAGGTGAACACAACGGCACGTTTCGAGGCAACAACTTGGCCTTTATTGCCGCCACTGAAGCCCTTACTTACTGGAAGACACCTGCATTTGAACAAAAGATCAAGCAAAAAAGCGAGAAAGTTAACCACTTCCTGCAATCCATCGTCAGCAACTATCCCGGGCTGCAGGGTGAAGTACGGGGACGCGGCTTGATGCAGGGCATTGCTTGTGCTACAGACGGGCTCGCCGAGAGGATTTGCCGGGAAGCCTTTAAACGCGGACTGATTATGGAGACATCCGGTCCGGCGGGTGAAGTGGTTAAACTGTTCCCACCCCTCACCATCAACGACCAAGGACTGGATCACGGCTTAGCGATTCTTGAAGAAAGCATCCAAGCCGTCGTTAACCCTTAA
- a CDS encoding ectoine synthase yields the protein MIVKRLEDIIGTDQEVSTDNWISRRLLLRKDGMGFSLHDTIIKKGTETFIWYKNHLEAVYCIEGEGEVEVLDDNGEKTGEIYPIMPGTVYALDGHEKHLLRATTADMRMVCVFNPPVTGKEVHDENGVYPLIEED from the coding sequence ATGATTGTAAAGCGACTGGAAGATATTATAGGTACTGACCAGGAAGTGTCCACCGACAATTGGATCAGCCGCCGTCTTTTGCTGAGGAAAGACGGCATGGGCTTTTCTCTCCATGACACGATTATCAAAAAAGGAACGGAAACGTTTATTTGGTATAAAAACCACTTGGAAGCCGTCTATTGTATTGAAGGTGAAGGTGAAGTGGAAGTTTTGGATGACAACGGTGAAAAAACAGGTGAAATCTATCCCATAATGCCGGGAACTGTATATGCTTTGGATGGCCATGAAAAGCATCTGCTGCGGGCCACCACCGCCGATATGCGCATGGTTTGCGTCTTTAACCCGCCCGTCACTGGCAAAGAGGTGCATGATGAAAATGGCGTCTATCCGTTAATTGAAGAAGATTAA
- a CDS encoding cytochrome c oxidase subunit I, with translation MYFGAGGFFFLIGGLESILIRVQLMYPENTFLAGSTYNELVTMHGTTMIFLAAMPLIFGLMNVFVPLQIGARDVAFPFLNSLGFWLFLFGGIMLNLSWFIGGAPTAGWTSYVPLATEYSGSGIDYYVLGLQLSGAGTLMGAINFLVTVINMRAPGMTFMRMPLFTWSSFITSALILFAFPPLTAGLFLIMFDRIFGSQFFNVAAGGNPIIWQHLFWIFGHPEVYILILPCFGIISEVVSTFAKKRLFGYASMVFATILIGFLGFLVWAHHMFTVGMGPFANTFFGLATMAIAVPTGIKIFNWLFTLWGGRIQFTTANLFALSFIPTFVMGGVTGVMLSVPSADYQYHDSYFVVAHFHYVIVGGVALSLFAGVYYWWPKMFNRKLNEKLGKWNFWLFLIGLHLTFFIQHFLGLWGMPRRYFTYLEGYNLAWGNFISTIGAFLMTAGTIIFMINVIYTTLRAPVAKSDPWDGRTLEWSLPTPIPEYNFTQIPKVRGLDAWWIEKREGRHQLIPAEPPGKIHMPDPSILPFFMSLGAFIGSMGLIFHQFVVATAGFGMTLFCMLIRSVKEYHGYYIQPASESELKN, from the coding sequence ATGTACTTTGGTGCCGGAGGGTTCTTCTTTTTAATTGGAGGCTTAGAATCAATTTTAATTCGCGTTCAGCTCATGTATCCGGAAAATACCTTCCTGGCTGGGTCTACATATAATGAACTTGTGACGATGCATGGCACAACCATGATTTTTCTAGCTGCCATGCCACTGATCTTCGGCCTGATGAACGTGTTCGTTCCGTTACAGATTGGCGCCAGAGATGTGGCTTTTCCTTTTCTTAACTCATTAGGTTTCTGGTTATTTCTGTTTGGTGGTATCATGTTAAACTTGAGCTGGTTTATTGGAGGTGCACCAACCGCTGGCTGGACGTCCTATGTGCCCTTGGCCACTGAGTACAGCGGCTCGGGAATTGATTATTACGTGCTAGGCTTGCAACTATCAGGGGCAGGAACGTTGATGGGGGCTATAAACTTCCTTGTTACTGTGATTAACATGCGGGCCCCGGGAATGACCTTTATGCGTATGCCCCTGTTTACCTGGTCCAGTTTTATCACGTCCGCTTTAATTCTGTTTGCTTTCCCTCCGCTAACAGCTGGTTTGTTCCTGATCATGTTTGACCGGATTTTTGGATCCCAATTTTTCAATGTGGCCGCCGGCGGTAATCCAATTATATGGCAGCATCTATTCTGGATTTTTGGCCACCCTGAGGTGTATATTTTAATCCTTCCCTGCTTTGGGATTATCTCTGAGGTTGTGAGCACATTTGCTAAAAAACGATTATTTGGCTATGCATCCATGGTATTTGCCACCATACTGATTGGCTTTTTAGGTTTCTTGGTTTGGGCGCACCATATGTTTACGGTAGGTATGGGCCCCTTTGCAAATACCTTTTTTGGTCTAGCCACAATGGCCATTGCTGTGCCAACAGGAATCAAAATTTTTAATTGGCTGTTCACTTTATGGGGTGGACGCATACAATTTACAACAGCAAACCTGTTTGCCCTCTCCTTTATCCCTACCTTTGTCATGGGCGGTGTAACTGGTGTGATGCTAAGTGTACCGTCTGCAGACTACCAGTATCACGACAGTTATTTTGTTGTCGCTCATTTCCACTATGTGATTGTTGGTGGGGTAGCCTTATCCCTGTTTGCCGGTGTGTATTACTGGTGGCCGAAAATGTTTAACAGGAAACTGAATGAGAAATTGGGCAAATGGAATTTCTGGCTGTTCTTAATCGGCCTGCATCTCACCTTTTTTATCCAGCACTTTCTCGGATTGTGGGGCATGCCCCGCCGCTACTTTACTTATCTCGAGGGTTATAACCTGGCTTGGGGCAACTTTATTAGCACGATTGGAGCCTTTTTGATGACGGCTGGGACAATCATCTTTATGATTAATGTGATCTATACCACCTTACGGGCACCTGTGGCTAAGAGTGATCCTTGGGATGGGCGCACCCTGGAGTGGTCTCTGCCCACTCCTATTCCGGAGTATAATTTTACCCAAATACCGAAAGTTCGGGGACTGGATGCCTGGTGGATTGAAAAAAGGGAAGGCCGTCACCAGCTGATACCGGCTGAACCTCCAGGAAAGATCCACATGCCGGATCCGTCCATTCTGCCGTTCTTCATGTCACTCGGAGCTTTTATTGGCAGTATGGGGCTGATTTTCCACCAATTCGTTGTGGCCACGGCAGGGTTTGGCATGACCCTCTTCTGCATGCTGATCAGATCCGTTAAGGAGTATCACGGTTATTACATCCAGCCAGCTTCTGAATCTGAACTGAAAAATTAA
- a CDS encoding VOC family protein, whose amino-acid sequence MGYEQQDRDEEEELSWKRELQDQGLLVTDVRDRQYFKSIYFREPGGTLFEIATDPPGFTWDESEEKLGQALKLINFKFLTLSFIC is encoded by the coding sequence TTGGGCTATGAGCAACAGGACAGAGACGAGGAAGAGGAATTAAGCTGGAAAAGGGAATTGCAAGACCAAGGTCTGCTGGTTACTGATGTGCGTGACAGACAATACTTTAAATCCATTTACTTTCGTGAGCCTGGCGGAACCCTGTTTGAAATCGCCACCGACCCACCGGGCTTTACCTGGGATGAATCCGAAGAGAAGCTGGGGCAAGCCCTTAAATTGATCAATTTCAAATTTTTAACACTCTCATTCATTTGCTGA
- a CDS encoding VOC family protein, whose product MPATQGIHHVTAIAGDVHKNVAFYRDILGLRLVKQTVNFDMPDTYHLYFGDRIGSPGTILTFFPWPMSPKGRKGNRAGSHHLSFCFCGKPVFLAGATAVTRHPG is encoded by the coding sequence ATGCCTGCCACCCAAGGAATCCATCACGTTACTGCCATTGCAGGTGATGTGCATAAAAATGTGGCCTTTTACCGTGATATATTAGGGTTGCGGCTGGTCAAACAAACGGTCAACTTTGACATGCCTGATACGTATCATCTCTATTTTGGAGACCGGATTGGAAGTCCGGGCACCATATTAACTTTCTTTCCCTGGCCAATGTCTCCCAAAGGAAGAAAAGGGAACAGGGCAGGTTCACACCATTTATCTTTCTGTTTCTGTGGGAAGCCTGTCTTTTTGGCAGGAGCGACTGCAGTTACACGGCATCCAGGTTAA
- a CDS encoding YhzD family protein, translating to MKTYHVTVFSKTGEKLLDDTFEANDDQQAKEIGEQILKEKNYWEETHRVVSPTGKLLLFHS from the coding sequence ATGAAAACCTACCATGTGACTGTTTTTTCAAAAACAGGGGAAAAGCTTCTGGACGACACATTTGAAGCCAATGATGACCAACAAGCCAAGGAAATTGGGGAACAGATTTTAAAAGAAAAAAATTATTGGGAAGAGACCCACCGGGTTGTTTCACCGACAGGAAAGCTGCTCCTCTTCCACAGCTAA
- a CDS encoding o-succinylbenzoate--CoA ligase, with product MTEQTMPFWLKQRALLTPGRTAVVGDGEQVTFGELNQRARRLAYFLAGLGVRRGDHVALLMTNRLLTVELIHAISYLGAVIVPLNTRLTPAELAWQLNDVEASLLIYDTAYGDKVEQLKDEVSCQICADSQLDGVNAGQVDDHQVSLVEHIALDDVHTIIYTSGTTGRPKGTLLTFGNHWWSAIGSSLNLGLHADDRWLCCLPLFHVSGLSILMRSVICGMTVVLHDKFDPQRVNEAIGRDKVTIISVVTAMLTAMLDTLSTERYPEHLRCVLLGGGPAPLPLLKACVSRSIPVYQTYGLTETASQIVTLSPDDILAKVGSAGKPLFPAQLRIVSDGQEMGAGQIGEIIVKGPNVTKGYYKREDATAQAIQDGWLYTGDLGYVDEDGFLYVVDRRNDLIISGGENVYPAEVESALLAHPDVKEAGVTAAPDPKWGAVPVAFIVTREGATLTEAELVAYCTQRLARYKVPKKIYFVSQLPRNASNKLLRRELRSLVQQERQPGAQG from the coding sequence ATGACTGAACAAACCATGCCGTTCTGGTTAAAACAAAGAGCCTTATTAACCCCGGGACGAACTGCTGTCGTAGGTGATGGAGAGCAAGTGACGTTCGGGGAATTAAACCAACGGGCACGCCGTTTGGCTTATTTCTTAGCTGGTTTGGGTGTGAGACGGGGCGACCATGTCGCCCTGTTAATGACTAACCGTCTGCTAACAGTGGAGCTGATTCATGCTATCAGCTATCTTGGTGCGGTCATTGTCCCGTTAAACACCCGTTTAACTCCTGCCGAATTGGCCTGGCAGCTGAATGATGTGGAAGCCTCTCTCCTTATCTATGATACTGCCTATGGTGACAAAGTAGAGCAACTGAAAGATGAAGTCTCTTGCCAGATCTGTGCTGACAGCCAGCTTGATGGCGTCAATGCCGGGCAGGTTGATGATCACCAGGTCAGCCTTGTGGAACACATTGCTCTGGATGATGTGCACACCATTATCTATACTTCAGGAACCACAGGCCGCCCCAAGGGGACTTTACTCACCTTTGGTAATCACTGGTGGAGTGCCATTGGTTCCTCCCTTAACCTGGGTCTTCATGCTGATGACCGCTGGCTGTGCTGCTTGCCACTGTTTCATGTCAGTGGCCTGTCTATTTTAATGCGCAGTGTCATTTGCGGAATGACCGTTGTTTTACATGATAAGTTTGATCCCCAGCGTGTCAATGAGGCCATTGGGCGGGACAAGGTGACGATAATTTCCGTGGTCACTGCTATGTTAACGGCCATGCTGGACACCCTTTCTACTGAGCGCTATCCAGAGCACTTGCGCTGCGTGTTGCTGGGTGGCGGACCGGCCCCTCTGCCCCTCCTTAAGGCGTGTGTCAGCCGCTCGATTCCGGTTTATCAGACGTATGGCCTGACTGAGACAGCCTCTCAAATTGTGACATTGTCCCCGGATGACATACTGGCTAAAGTAGGCTCGGCTGGAAAACCGCTCTTTCCTGCCCAATTGCGCATTGTCAGTGACGGACAAGAGATGGGAGCAGGACAAATCGGGGAGATCATTGTCAAAGGCCCCAATGTGACCAAAGGTTACTATAAGCGGGAGGATGCTACTGCACAAGCCATTCAGGATGGGTGGCTGTACACCGGAGATCTGGGCTATGTGGATGAAGATGGCTTTTTATATGTGGTGGACCGCCGAAACGACCTGATCATCTCCGGTGGTGAAAATGTGTACCCGGCTGAAGTAGAGTCTGCTTTATTGGCCCATCCAGACGTCAAGGAAGCAGGTGTGACAGCAGCCCCTGATCCTAAGTGGGGGGCAGTTCCCGTGGCTTTTATTGTCACAAGGGAGGGGGCCACACTGACAGAAGCAGAGTTGGTTGCTTACTGCACACAACGTTTGGCCCGCTATAAAGTGCCTAAAAAGATTTATTTTGTCAGCCAGCTGCCCCGCAATGCCTCCAACAAATTACTGAGAAGGGAGCTCCGTTCCCTCGTGCAGCAGGAAAGGCAGCCTGGGGCGCAAGGGTAG
- the menB gene encoding 1,4-dihydroxy-2-naphthoyl-CoA synthase has protein sequence MSIEWKRQGEYEDIIYETYEGIAKITINRPEVRNAFRPETVNELIHAFTVARDDADIGVIILTGAGDKAFCSGGDQKVRGHGGYVGGDKIPRLNVLDLQRLIRVIPKPVIAMVAGYAIGGGHVLHVVCDLTIAADNAIFGQTGPKVGSFDAGYGANYLARIVGHKKAREIWYLCRQYNAQEALEMGLVNAVVPLEKLEEETVKWAKEILEKSPTAIRFLKASFNADTDGLAGLQQFAGDATLLYYTTDEAKEGRDAFKEKRKPDFSKFPRFP, from the coding sequence ATGAGTATTGAGTGGAAGAGACAGGGTGAGTATGAAGACATTATTTATGAAACCTATGAAGGCATTGCCAAAATTACCATTAACCGTCCGGAGGTACGCAACGCGTTCCGGCCGGAAACGGTGAATGAACTGATCCATGCTTTTACGGTGGCCCGCGACGATGCCGACATTGGCGTCATTATTTTGACTGGGGCCGGGGACAAGGCGTTTTGCTCCGGCGGGGATCAGAAAGTACGCGGACATGGGGGTTATGTAGGCGGAGATAAAATTCCACGCCTCAATGTCCTGGACTTGCAGCGCTTGATACGTGTCATTCCTAAACCAGTCATTGCCATGGTGGCTGGTTACGCGATCGGTGGGGGACACGTCCTCCATGTTGTTTGCGATTTAACCATTGCTGCTGACAACGCCATTTTTGGTCAAACCGGTCCCAAAGTGGGCAGCTTTGACGCAGGCTATGGCGCCAATTATCTGGCTCGTATTGTCGGCCACAAAAAAGCACGGGAGATATGGTATTTATGCCGTCAGTATAACGCTCAAGAAGCATTGGAGATGGGGCTAGTTAATGCCGTTGTTCCCCTTGAAAAACTGGAGGAAGAAACGGTTAAGTGGGCCAAGGAGATCCTGGAGAAGAGCCCGACAGCCATCCGCTTCCTGAAAGCTTCCTTCAATGCGGATACAGACGGATTGGCCGGGCTGCAGCAGTTTGCCGGGGATGCCACACTGCTGTATTACACAACTGATGAGGCCAAAGAAGGCAGAGATGCCTTTAAAGAAAAACGTAAGCCGGACTTCTCCAAGTTCCCCCGTTTTCCATAA
- the menH gene encoding 2-succinyl-6-hydroxy-2,4-cyclohexadiene-1-carboxylate synthase produces the protein MKIEVNGVQYDIEVKGNGPALLLLHGFTGSKHSWDPFIPTWSRFFTTMAIDLLGHGKSDAPEDDNRYRMAYVVQDLYAVLEQLKVSQAHVLGYSMGGRVAIAFASQYQHKVKSMVLESTSPGLKTEEERLARRIQDHALARGIEAEGLAAFVHKWENIPLFATQKTLPKAVRRHVREQRLSQSPLGLANTLRGMGTGAQPSYWSAIKRFHFPVLVLAGALDHKFCRIAQEMCQLMPEATLSIIEEVGHTIHLEKPHIFDKVVLEYLSQHQ, from the coding sequence ATGAAAATCGAGGTAAACGGCGTTCAGTATGACATTGAAGTGAAGGGTAATGGACCTGCCTTGCTTCTTCTGCACGGTTTTACTGGCAGTAAGCACAGCTGGGACCCTTTTATTCCTACCTGGAGCCGCTTCTTCACGACCATGGCCATTGACTTGCTAGGTCATGGCAAGAGTGATGCCCCTGAAGATGATAACCGTTACAGAATGGCTTATGTTGTTCAGGACTTATATGCTGTCCTGGAACAATTGAAGGTAAGCCAGGCCCATGTCCTGGGTTATTCCATGGGTGGAAGAGTGGCTATTGCCTTTGCGAGCCAATACCAACATAAAGTCAAAAGTATGGTCCTGGAAAGTACCTCACCAGGATTAAAAACAGAAGAGGAGCGGCTGGCCAGAAGGATTCAGGATCATGCTTTGGCCCGGGGAATTGAAGCGGAAGGTCTGGCAGCGTTTGTACACAAATGGGAAAATATTCCCTTGTTTGCCACCCAAAAAACGTTACCAAAAGCTGTTCGCAGGCATGTCCGCGAACAGCGTCTTAGCCAATCTCCGCTGGGCTTGGCCAACACTTTAAGGGGGATGGGAACCGGAGCCCAACCCTCCTATTGGTCCGCGATTAAGCGTTTTCACTTTCCGGTGCTAGTGCTGGCCGGAGCTCTGGACCACAAGTTTTGCCGCATAGCACAAGAAATGTGCCAGCTTATGCCTGAAGCTACACTGTCAATCATTGAGGAAGTGGGACACACAATTCATTTGGAAAAGCCGCATATTTTTGATAAAGTAGTTTTGGAGTATCTTTCTCAGCATCAGTAA
- the menD gene encoding 2-succinyl-5-enolpyruvyl-6-hydroxy-3-cyclohexene-1-carboxylic-acid synthase — MRTNQEASVYIHAFVDQLYQSGVHHVVISPGSRSTPLAMTLAEYGNMKLWVHVDERSAGYFALGMAKSSGHPVALLCTSGSAAANYYPAVVEAFYGRIPLIVLTADRPHELRDVGAPQTINQSDMFAKHVKWFMEMAVPESSPSLVRYVQTTARRAVAAACSSPAGPVHLNFPFREPLVPDFSALSAAGGEQELPVTPQIGNGVVSSSPAALSQGHVTEGVRMLPEQDVEVLADKLLSASRGMIVCGPLTNTCFREEMIALAEQLSYPLLADPLSNLRSGEQASPVVIDAYDAFLRDGLAAKALKPDLILRFGAMPVSKPYLQFVQLHRGSQHLVVDDGTAWRDPAHLATEMIYAEPKWLCEALLRVVSQHRPAGEKGGDSSRWLSKWQAVNRLTRQAIREEMERFDALFEGRVFEELAKLLPDPSLLYVGNSMPVRDLDTFFPSVTKQVRLLGNRGTNGIDGLISSALGASSVSKEPVVLVLGDLSFYHDLNGLLPAKLYDLDLTIILVNNDGGGIFSFLPQAGHPRYFETLFGTPLGLEYRHAATMYGGSFTRIDSWPAFREAFSSAVSSKGLHVIEIPTERKSNVNMHHRIWQAVSVAIADRIPKVEDK, encoded by the coding sequence ATGAGGACGAACCAGGAAGCGTCTGTTTATATACATGCTTTTGTTGATCAATTATACCAAAGTGGTGTCCACCATGTGGTGATCAGCCCGGGATCCCGGTCAACACCTTTGGCCATGACTTTAGCGGAGTATGGCAATATGAAGCTGTGGGTTCATGTTGATGAACGCTCCGCCGGATATTTCGCCCTTGGCATGGCTAAGTCCTCAGGACATCCTGTCGCCCTCCTGTGCACATCGGGATCAGCCGCGGCCAATTATTATCCGGCCGTGGTTGAAGCTTTTTATGGGCGTATTCCTTTAATTGTCCTGACAGCAGATCGTCCCCATGAATTAAGGGATGTGGGGGCGCCCCAAACCATTAACCAGTCAGATATGTTTGCTAAGCATGTGAAATGGTTTATGGAAATGGCTGTACCTGAATCGTCACCTTCTCTTGTACGTTATGTACAGACGACTGCCAGACGGGCAGTGGCAGCCGCCTGTTCATCACCTGCGGGACCTGTCCATCTTAATTTTCCCTTCAGGGAGCCTTTGGTTCCCGATTTTTCTGCCCTTTCGGCTGCGGGTGGAGAGCAGGAATTACCGGTTACACCCCAAATTGGAAACGGGGTTGTTAGCTCAAGCCCGGCTGCCCTCTCTCAAGGACATGTGACAGAAGGAGTGAGAATGCTCCCTGAACAGGATGTGGAAGTGCTAGCAGACAAGCTGCTCTCCGCATCAAGGGGTATGATTGTTTGCGGACCGCTCACCAATACTTGTTTCCGTGAGGAAATGATTGCCCTTGCTGAACAGTTATCATATCCTCTTTTGGCCGATCCTTTGTCCAATTTGCGCAGTGGGGAACAGGCATCTCCTGTCGTGATTGATGCCTACGATGCCTTTTTGCGTGACGGCCTGGCGGCAAAAGCATTAAAGCCTGATCTGATTCTGCGTTTTGGGGCCATGCCCGTTTCCAAGCCTTACTTGCAGTTTGTCCAGCTTCATCGGGGCAGCCAGCATCTTGTTGTGGATGACGGCACAGCCTGGCGGGATCCTGCCCATTTGGCAACAGAGATGATTTATGCCGAACCAAAATGGTTATGTGAAGCGCTGTTAAGGGTTGTTAGCCAGCACCGGCCCGCTGGAGAGAAAGGGGGAGATTCCTCCCGTTGGTTATCGAAGTGGCAAGCGGTCAACCGGCTCACAAGACAGGCGATCAGGGAGGAAATGGAGCGGTTTGATGCTCTCTTTGAAGGCCGGGTCTTTGAGGAGTTGGCAAAACTCTTACCTGATCCTTCCCTTTTATATGTGGGCAACAGTATGCCGGTACGTGATTTGGACACATTCTTTCCTTCAGTGACAAAACAGGTGCGTCTCTTGGGCAACCGGGGGACAAACGGGATTGACGGCCTGATCTCTAGCGCCCTTGGGGCCAGCAGTGTGAGCAAAGAGCCGGTTGTGCTTGTGCTTGGTGATTTGTCTTTCTATCATGATTTAAATGGCTTGTTACCTGCCAAGCTTTACGACCTTGATCTGACCATTATCCTTGTCAACAATGATGGGGGAGGCATCTTTTCCTTCCTCCCCCAAGCCGGCCATCCGCGCTACTTTGAAACCTTGTTCGGGACTCCTCTGGGGCTTGAGTACCGCCATGCAGCCACCATGTATGGCGGTTCGTTTACCCGGATTGATTCTTGGCCAGCGTTCAGGGAAGCGTTCTCCTCGGCCGTTAGCAGCAAGGGTTTACACGTCATAGAAATACCCACAGAACGCAAGAGCAATGTCAACATGCACCACCGGATATGGCAAGCGGTCTCTGTCGCCATAGCTGATCGAATACCTAAGGTGGAAGATAAATGA